The DNA sequence CCTCTGCTGTATCGTTTGGCTTATTCCACACTACCGTTCACTCCCCTGCCTctgaaaccttgtatttaatgctagtgttttcgtttacacttaactacgtatctaaaattttgagatatattccggaatttaccgttcctgggctgtcacgctgtaatcacgaccagatctgagctatattttaaatttcatttcatatcctttgtctttcagtggctacaactgtacatacaagctcatgtgtagtctacggatcctacaaaaaattgccgagcccacaaataaacgggaagaccaagttttatccaattttgcatatccttgTCATTTGCACATCGGAAACCAGAATAGTACACACTACAAAATTCCACTCACCATTGCTGGCGATGGCAAATCTTTTGCTCCAGCGGACGTGTGCCTTATCCATAACTCAAACTTTGTTCTCTTGGTGCTCGTTGAGGACAGCTTCCTCACCCTCCGGGATGATTCAGAGGCCCAGGTCATTGCGGCGGCCATAGCGGCCTTTCAGTTCAACAATCGAAACTGCAGAGGCCACACCCTCCAGCCTTTGGATACCATGACGATCCCTTGCATAACGATGACCGGCACTTGCCCTTCCTTCTATCTCGTCCCTGTCACCACAGAGCTGAGTAAAGCTGTCACCAGTGGCCTGTATCCAGCTACTCAAACTCAGGTTTTGCGGTGTGCCACTTTACCAAACGACATAGGGATGGCAGATACTGGATACAGAAAGCTTGCTCTGAAACACTTTCTCGCTTTCAAGACACTTGCGAGAAGCCACTGGGAATGTATTTTGGAGGGGGTTCGGAGGAATCCCCCTTGTACTGTCTGAAAtggcggtggtggtttgaTTGTGAAGCCGCGACTCACTTTGCATGTGCGTTTCACAGAGTTCTCGTTTTTTTACTCCCCAGGCCTTGCTCTTATCGTTACTGATTACTCCACCCATGGTACATACATGCTATAACATACATATATATAAACGTCTTTGCAATTTCTAACTTCGATACCAGAAGTAATTCCTTTCCGACTCCTTGCTAGTTGCTATGACTCCCCAATTAATGTGCTTATCACTATGTATTCATCTGCTGTTCCTTTTCCAGCCATTTTCCAGCCAATTCGCTTCCTATCGAGCCGACGACTGCTTGGTCTGTGACGAAGGAAGCCGGACTCCCACCCTCGCTCTAGCGAGCATACTACTTACTCGTTGAATTTAAAACCCGCTTTCGCATTGGACTACCTATAGGGTACCCCAGTCATCTATGCAAGCCTAAATTATCGCCTTGGTCCACTTGGGTTCCCTGCGGAGGCTGAGCGCTGAGGCTGAACGGAACAACGCTCTGAATCTCGGACTGAAGGATCAAATAACTGCACTGGAATGGATCAAGAAGAATATTGCTGCATTTGGTGGTGACCCTAAATCTCAAGCCGAGGAGGCGAACGTTGGCGTTTACGGGTCCAGTCGGCCCGGGTTCTTTCTCGATCTTTTCTCCCAGACTGTCTCAATAAATGCTTGGTCCGTGACGAAGGAAGCCGGACTCCCACCCTCCTCGAATCCAGTTCTAGCCATCAAGTATGCGAGCATACTACTTCGATAACCTTCCAGGCGACCAACGTCTACCACACGACTCCAATCCCTCACGACCTGTGACGACCGAACTTCTGAAGAAACTGAAAGTCGAAACGTTCCATATCCCACTGACCGACGGGTATCAAGACAAGATCGATGCTATAGCGAAGGAGAGGGGGTACAAGAATAGGGATGTTATTAACATTTCCAAGGACGGGTTGGGTGATGTGAATTACCGAAACATAACTTGTTTCGATTCTATTTCGATCTGATGGATTTGAGCTACAGGCGTACGAAGACAAGATCAAGATGTTTTTCGATGAGCAAGTGTCTTCATTCAAGATACAGAAAAAAACCAATCCTGAAACGGATGCCGCCCAGACATCTccatgaagatgaagagattCGATTCCTCGTAGATGGCAGTGGATATTTCGACATTCGAGGTGAAGGTGGATTCAAATCAAACCCCGAAGAAGAGCCTCACATCCTCTATATTCCAGAAACTCCCACTGACTCTTGGATCCGCATTGCGATGTGTTCGGGTGATTTACTTGTCCTGCCAGCTGGTATTTATCACCGGTTCACGTTGGACGAGGGTAACAAGGTAGAAGCGATGCGCCTTTTCAAGGTGAGCTCGAAAACTTATTGCGGTGATGTCACATCCCTCCGCTCTGATGATACGCAAAATCAGGACGAACCCAAGTGGGCTGCTTTGAACCGCAGCCCTGATACAGATCACAATGTTCACCGAGTCGAGTATCTGAAGAGTATTGCTCAAGTTGCTTGAAGAATGCCGTTCAAGTGACATGCAGTTGAGATGACAGTATATATGCTACCGTCTTCAGTCGTTTCCATGATATTCATACATATACATAAGTTATATGACCAGAGATACAGATGCTCTGAAGGAGTCCATGAGTAGATGACTAAAAGGATGTGGTATGTAGAGTGGAGTGCTGAAAATGACGATAAAAACCCAGAGAAACCTAGACCCTAGAACAGTTAAACACGTATTTGTATAACTTGGAGTGAAGCGCGGTATGCTATTTCCTCGGAGTACCACGAGAAAACTTCAAGGGTTGGACCTGCTGCAATACAAACGGTTGCGATTTCGTCACTTCTATCCTGTAAGAGGGAATAAAATGCTCGCAGGGTAACGAAGACACCGCACTACTCGGTGAATCAGGCGGTGGCGAAACGGCGCTTTCGAACGGATTGGGGATAAAAACTATCGGAAGGACACTATCCTCCGCCTGGAATTCTTTCTCTGACCGTtcaaaccttctccttctctttgtGCTTCGGCCACGAGAAGGCAGAACGATCGCCTCGTCGCTTTGACCATCGTAAGAAACTATGGAGCCCGAACGTTCTATACGTGACACTCGGCTCAGCTGGCGCAACATCGCTGAATTTCTAGCCCGCGTTTTGAGTAAGCCGACGATGACCGGCGTTGGCGCTCTGTCGCGGTGGAGCGTTTCATCATTATCATCATCTGCCCTCTCCTCACCTTGAATTGGTCGTTGACTGATACCGGCCGGTAAAGGAGGGACGGGGGGGAGAATCTCCTTGTGGTCAAAACCTTGATAAATTTGGGTACACGCAGACGCTTGTGAATAAGCAGACCCTGTGTCGCTGCTTGGAGATTTCGAATGCACGAGAGGTTGAACTGGGGAACTCCTCTGAGTAATCGCGGCTGATGTCGATAGTGTTGGGGATGTTGGGATCCTTCTGAGCTTGGGTGAGAGTGGTATCACCAACGGTGGAAGGTCTCGGGGAGACAATGATGCTCGAGGTGCTCGTCGTTCTTCTTTCAATGGCTGAAAGAATGAAGAAAGCTTTGCAGAGGCAATGACGGGAATAGATGGGGTGAAAGTGGTTGTCGACTGTTTATGAGGTATTCCCGTGCCTTCAGAATCAGAAATGCCACGATATTCTGTCATGGAAATATAGAGACTTGGAGCCGGGGTGTCATAAGGGTCGAAAGGGTCCTGTGAGTGAATGTCGTGGTATGCCATTATTGGGACAGGCAAAGGCAAAAATGATGGAGTTTGTCTCTTCGAAGCTGGGGCACCAATTAACTTCTCGATTTCCTGATCCACGACATAATCGGCAAATGAAGGCTGGCGGGTTGCTTTCGattttcgtcgtcgtcggatGAATATTATGACACCGACGGCGCACACGAGAATGGCAATCCCAGCTACTACCAGACCGATGATGAGGCCAACGTTTGGTTCGTTTCTTGAGGCTGAGCTTTCTGCATGGACGACAGGTGCCATTTCCTGAACGTGGGGTGGAAAAGTTAGGCGAAATAACTCTAAATTTTTGGCGATGAAATAAGGGATGCATAACTCGGTGTTCTCTGGCCGACCCTACAGATGCTATGTGAGGGGTTCATTCCCCGATATGCCCAAGGTGTGCAGTAGCAAAATTTAATTTGTAAAAGTCCGGAACATGGGTGTCTACGAGCTTTCGATTGAGTTTATGCTGATCGTCGTTCGTTaaccttgaagcttgatgTCTTAGAGTTCTGTGTTCGGCGTTTTGCGCTGTTTGAATTATGGAGCAATTACAGTATGCAGGAGGATAGGCGTTCTACTGCGCAGTAGTGTGACAGCTGTTACAGACTGTGACCTTAATCTGCATCAAAATCCATTCCGTACTTACTCCGCTCAGAAAGTTCAAGATGGCAGAGGTGAGCTCGTAAAAAGCTTTTTGGTCTTAGCTCGAGACTGAGAGGATTGTAAGTAGAATGAACCTCCGTGTCAAGCTCAAGGTGCAGTCAGTCCAACCATGGCTGAGAACCAACTACTCATCCCAGATCCCTAGCATGCAGTCTTCAGACTTGTCTGAACAAAAACACATATCAACCTGAACGGTGCGACCGGTACCTGCGGGAACTCTACTTGTGCTGTCAAAAAATGTATGAGGAAAGTGATGGAAAGGGAGAGTCCACGGCTTGCCCAATGCCAAATGTAGTGAAACGATGGCTCAAAGACCATCCTCGGTAAAGGTGAGCCTGTGTTTAATAGACATTTTGCGAGTGCTTACTGAGGGCAGTGGATCGCATCATCATCCAGGGCACCTCAACGTCTTAGATCGTCCTAGCGCTTAGGCTACGAATAGTAAATTCATTAGGCGGGAACAAACCGTTTTCGTCGATGTCTACGACCGATCAGAACCGTCGACGGCGAATAATCAATAAATACTCGATCTCGACAGGAGTTCGTGGTTCAGACCCCATTATGCCTTTCTCAAAGCCATCCTCATCTTCCGGATCCTCGTCATTCTTTCGCAACTCATCGTTGACCATTACTCCACCAACTACTCTCGGGAAGTCTTCTATCCCGAAATCAAAGCTTATCATTCCAAAGACTTTGCACCAGCTGTTCAGAGTCAATGCAAACAGTTTACACCCTTCTTCTATCAGTCCCCTTCCTGCCGCCAATGTTCGTCGAGCCTCTATCAGGATGCCTCACCTACGAAGACTTCCCTTCGCTAAACCCGCACCTCATCCAACCCTTACCACACGGATTTCAACACCCTCTGCTCCATACTATCGTCTCATGAAGCACGAATCGCGATGCCTACAAAACATTTCCAGCGGCATATACGTCGCTTTCGAAGACGACGCTCGCTCCTTCGAAGGAAAAGCGGTCGAGGAAGAACTTAGAGCAGAGGACGGCCGCAGATTCACACATATCATTCAGATCAGTCGTACAATAAATTTATTCTCATCACCTATTATCTCGTATTCAACCGACCGTCACTCCACAAAACACCTGCATCTCTCAATTCTTCCACGTCCGCACGACCAATACGAGCATCACATGTGGATTCTGCAGTTTGATCCCGAGCTTACAGGGTTGACTGCTGAACAGGCAGAGATGTGTCTCGACTCGAGTTACTTCTACCCCGAGAAGAGGTTCACGTTGACGGATAATGGGGTTACGAGGTTGGGGTCTAGACAGATGGCAGCGGCAAGGGAGTTTATAAGCAGAAGTACGAGTACGTCGCGGGTATTGGTAACAGGCCCTCGAGACTTCAGGACGGATGTTATGTCTATCGTCGCCTGTGTCCTTGCTTCTACTTACAAAAGCCCCCTTGCGGATGTGGTAAACAGTATCGATCGGTTGCAGGGGGTTGAAAATGTATGGCAGGGGTGTATTTCGCGAGTGGGGGTGGAGTATATTCAAGAGGTTTGTTAAAATGATAATAATGATATAAAGTATGAAGCAGTTCGAATGATTGGCACTTTTGGAAAATCATCAACTTGTATGTTCGCTGTCAGTTCCTGTTTCTCTCGGGTAGCTGGGCAGCAAAATATTGCGACGAGGTTGTCTGAAAAACATAGGTCCTGCCAGGACTCGAACCTGGGTTAGTGGAACACAAACCGTAAAGTGATTGATCAGAATCCACTGTGATAACCACTACACTACAGAACCTCTTAATACATGTTCTAAAACCCGCCTTCGTGTGTTCCCAAAGCAACTTGAAGTTTTGAGGTCAACCTCGAGCTTTTGTCAAAAATTCTTAAGACTGTAGATTAGAATCGCAGATAGCAGTAGTAGTACATTTGATGGTCTGCAATAAGTCCCACACCTCTCTTAAAGCGCAGGATGCGCATACTTGACATCCGTAAACTTAAACTTCCTCCTCCCCATAGTCTCAATGATCTTATCATGGACCTTCCCCTGCATCCCGGCAGCCTTTTGAACGACGCCACCTGTCTGCGGCGCTGCAGGGTGCGGACGGGAGGGAACCATTCCACGGGCTTTAATAAACTCTCTTGCGATGTCCTAGTAAACGTATACCAAAGTCAGTAATGTAGAAGCGGTGAGGAgtcaagaaaaggaaaaacgCACGTTACTCTGATCCGGGGTAAGTTTGGACGTCATCAAAGGAAGCTGGctggtttcttcttcttcagcatGTTTGAGGAAATTGGAAACGGCTTTAGACATAGTCTGGTCGTAATTAGGGTCGTCGAGGGACGCGCTGTCAGCTTCGTAGACGAGTTTTTTCACTTCTGCGTGTTCCTCTAGACAAAAAGAAACGTCCAGTCAATTCTCCTGGTTTTATCAAACGGTTGCGAAACTAACCTTTGTTATGATGGGCGGTATCGCCCATCCCAAACTTTTCAAAGTGGTTATAAAGGGTGACTTCCTCGGCATCGCTGTGGACTGCCATCTCGCGAATCAGGGTATTGGCAATGATGCCCTTCTCGTCCTTGGTCGTCGCAGCTTTGAATCTGTACCACCGGGTGTCAATAAAAGGGACAACAGGGGTAGGGGTGAGTTCAAAGGAAAAACTGACCTCTCGAACAAGTCACGAACGTTATCGTGGTCGAGTTTGATCTCGCTGGCGATGTTCAGCATTCCGGTGGTTTGGCTGGCCATAGTTCGTAATGGAAACGTAGGTGTTGGAGGGTATGAAAGACGTGCTCGTAAATGTGAAGTAGTAGCTCGTGCAACGATGGGTGTTCTTCGAGTGAGAAGAGTAGCTGTAAGACTCATGGGTCTGATATGCCTTTTCGTCCCTTTTTAAAAGTTCCATTATAACAGAAGAATGGATGAGAACGTAGTCTGAGCGTCATGAATGCGAGAACGGATGATGCTTTCGGTCAAGCCCTGACATCAAAAACGCTGGGAGTGGAAGGGGGGGAACGTGACCACTAACCACCACCCATGTCCACCCCGGGCATGTCAGTCGTGTTAGTGTCCCCCTCCTGATAGCCTCAGTCAACGATATCCACAGACGTAGCCCATACGCGCTGCCTACCCGATAACGAGTGTCACCATGGGTACCCTTAGAAGGGCAAACCGTCGAGTCAGACGTCTCCGACCCATAACGGAGATCATTGCCCAATGGTTGGCACCCCGAAAGAGAGAGAATGAACGTGGAACGAAACTGGAGCTTTGAGGAAGACTCTATACGAATCACTGTCTATTAAATCCTAAAATAAGAAAAGGATACCTCCATCCCAGACCCACTAGTAGAACTAGATGTGTGCACCACTGACACCCCCCTGCCCAACTGGATTAAAGTTTCGGAAGCATCCGAAAACTACGCAGTACCAAGCCACACACAAATTTATAAACACAATCAGACGAAAACCCCACAAATAATATAAACCACTGCCAACGCAAAACACAACTACTACCCAAACCGGATGGACATTCCAGAAGATCTACACGGAAACCAGGAGGCACGATTATCCTCTCCCGGTGTCAACTGACGTTCACTGATATGAATCTGACAGGTGTCAAGCCAGATAAGGCAACTTGATCCCAGTAATGGTCGAAACCAGcaacatcaggaaaatgcagatttattaattagtatgaattagtatgaattagtactaattaataataatcgatactaattggcactaattcaattagtatgaattagtatgaatta is a window from the Marasmius oreades isolate 03SP1 chromosome 6, whole genome shotgun sequence genome containing:
- the ADI11 gene encoding 1,2-dihydroxy-3-keto-5-methylthiopentene dioxygenase 1, which produces MRAYYFDNLPGDQRLPHDSNPSRPVTTELLKKLKVETFHIPLTDGYQDKIDAIAKERGYKNRDVINISKDGLGDAYEDKIKMFFDEHLHEDEEIRFLVDGSGYFDIRETPTDSWIRIAMCSGDLLVLPAGIYHRFTLDEGNKVEAMRLFKDEPKWAALNRSPDTDHNVHRVEYLKSIAQVA